CGATCTTGGAGCGCAGTTGCCGAGACAGTCTCGCGGTCACGCAGCAGTTTCGCAGGGATGTTCCAGAGAGGGCGTGGCGGTTGCGGTGGTTGAATATCAACGTCCTGACATTCAAATATGAACGGAGCGAGGGCTGCTGTTTCGTCATCCGCGATCAGGTCCTCAATGACCAACGGCTGTTCGACGTCTTGCTCTGGAAGGGTCTCACGAATCGCCAACCAGATGGGATGCCAGCGTTTCTCAAGGTCCTGAGGTAGCAACACTGCGAGGAATGCTTCTTTAACAAAGCTGTAGCCATGTGCTTCGGCAGAACGCAAGGTTGACAATGCATGGCTGCCGTCGTCTAGATCGATCCCCGCATCGCGCAGTTCACGAAGTTGATTTGTTGACCAGCGCGAACCGGTTGTGTCCCCCGTGCCTAAGCCTAGCCAGATAAGTCGATCACATGGCCCAGAAATTTCTGCGAGTGAGCGTACGCGGATTGGACCGCCTTGCGCTTCGATACAAGATGTCGTTTCAACGCCGTTGGCGAGAGCTTCTTCCATAAGGCGGGCCAGTTGCGGATCAGAGAGTAAAATCCCCTGACTTTCGGCCAACTCCCCCAGCAATGATGCCTGACCTGCCGCAATCTGGAATGCGTTAATCAACTCGGTATTCGAATCAGCGTCTCTCGCTAGCAATGCAACTTGCCCGGAAGCCCACTGGGAAACTAGGGCACAGCGTGATCGTATTAAGCGTGACGGAGCATCGGTTCCTCTTGGAGTCCGGTCGCAAAACAACCACGCATCAAGACGTTTGCGAAGTTTGTGTTCAGGATCATTCTCTGCTTCGCAGAGTTCCTTTACCGCTTTTTCCCACTGGCTGCTTCCAAGGCCCGGTTCCTCTGTCAGAGCGTTTGCTAATATTGAAGCGGCTTTTCGCGGAAGCGGCAGAATGGGCAGTGTCAGAAAGTCGAGCAATGCTTGTGGATCAACCGGTTCCCAGCAAAGAGCAAGACTCAATGGCAGGACTTGCAGAACCGGGTGTGCTCGTGACCATGATGTTGCTCCGGTGGTTGGCAGCCCAATTCGGTTGAGGCATGCGTCGAGACGCGATGCCAGATCGTCATCTTCACAACAAATAACCGTGGTCGGTAATTTGTCTGGAGCCAACGCCAGAACGGCAGCAACGAACTCTACCGACGCGGATGCACTTCGAGTGTGAACATAACGAAAGGTTGAGTCTTGTTCAATTTCTGCAGCTGGGCCACCACGCACGACGGTTTGAGCCGAATACAATGCAGATCCTTCAGCAGCATGAGGTTGTAGCTCCGGCGGCTCAACAACTGTTAGTTCAGCAAGAACCTTGCGCCACAATGACGGCCATGTATCTGGCGCATCATGCAGTACACAACGATGAGGCGGTAGAACCTGTCCTGCCTGCAGGGCATCAAGCACTCGCTGCAAGCGTTCGGCTTCACCGGGGAATGTCATAGTACGCCCGGTTACTGCTCTGGCAAGGTCACGAACAACATCAGGGAGCGATTCCGAATCAACTTCATCCCAACCTGACATAAGCAACTCATCTCGCCGTGCAAGAAGTTCAGAGGCTGTTGCCCAGCGATCAGCCTTCATACTGGCGGTGATTACAGACTCGGTTACCGTATCGAGTGCAGCCGCGTACTCAGTGATTCGATCTGCCTTGTGGATCGGAGGGACCGGAAGTCCTAACTGCGTTTCAAGCCATTTCAGTAAGGTTTCTGGGCCACCATGAAAATCATTAACTGATCGACGCATCCACTCAGGTGAAATTACTCTGGAGGTAAGCCGAACCGCTAATTGTGTGTGTTCTAGCATGTGTTGTGGCCTTTAAGTTATATGAACTGGTTGCCAGTACGGTTCAATCGTTTAACAATCTATCAAAGTCTTCAGTTAATGGAAATCGACAAAGGGAATAACTGCTGAAACCAATGAAAATAGCTCCATTATGGATATTTTTTGACTTGATAGATCAACTGGAACCACATCCAACATGTGGTTTATTCATAAGCGAGAATGTATCTGCGTGCTTAGCAAACACTAAATTATTCCGGTTTCCGTGTCACAATACATGAAGGCAACGCCTTTAACTATCAGTGATCGGTACCGATGTTTTCAACCGCCCTGGAACAGTCTCTCTCAAGTCTGTTTCAGGGCGTTTTTTATTTCCAGACCGTTAACTCGAACAGTCCATGTCCCCTGTTCTTAGAAAGGAGCGGTATGCTACAGAGGCAAGAAATCATGTTGATCAGAGCTGCCCTGCAGTTCTGGTATGAAGAAATGGATCTCGAAGATGCAGACATGTTCGCGATTTATTCTGGTGGCCCCAGAATCAAGCCGCCCTGGCGAAGGGAAGACATCCAGCGGTTGCGTCAGCAGTTGATCGCGGCACGACTGCGATTTGCTGTCTGTCAAAGTGATGCGAGCAGGGTCAAGATTCCCCGCCTGTTTGACACTCCCGCAGCAGCAAATCAGGCGAAGACGAACGACACTGACCAACTGGGGGTGGTCCTGGTTGATACTCCAGCAGTCTGAGTTCCCTCAAACCCCCTCCATCAGCTCGGCCAGGCTGATGCCGAGTGTCTCGGCAATCCGCTCGATATTCCGTAGAGACAGATTCCTCTCTCCCCGTTCGATCCCGCCGACGTAGGTCCGATCCAGCTCACAAGCGTAGGCAAAATTCTCCTGTGAGTAACCTTGTTCTTTGCGCAGTTCCCGGACCCGCTGTCCAAATCTCACCAGTATTTCTGCTCGTTTTGCCATGCAGACATTAAACACTTGACAATGACGATAGGACCACGGACTATAAGTATCATTGTGTGTCTGTAAATATGTCCAAACGGTGTGTCTTTAAACCTCAGGTAACAGGCACTCAACAGTTCTGGGAGCTTTAATCAGGGGCCTCCGAGAAGCGGAGAGACTGCCTCTCAGCAGGGCTTGTCTCAATAGAGGTCTGAACCACTCAGGGAAACGCAATTTCAACCCACAACCCCATTAGAGAAGATCGGTAAATTCCATGCACGAAGAAAGTCACAAAACGATTGAAAGTCCCCAGAGCCAGTGGTGGCTGGCAAAGAATGGTGTGGCGGAAGGACCTCTGTCTCACCGGGAAATCAGTGATGCCTTGAAGTCAAACCGCATCAGATCGGCTGATTATGCCTACTCATCTGTTGAAAAGGAGTGGAAGCCGTTGTCTGCCTGGAGCGAGTTTGAATCGGGAACTGAAGAATCTGCTCTGCAACCTCCTCCGGTTCCCCCTGTGGACAGTTATACTGTCGAGCCCTTGCTCACCAATCCCAGGCTGCCCGCCATGGCGAACTGGATCTGTATCTACTCGCTCCAGATCTCTCCCTGGCTCTGGTGCCTCTATACCTTTTCAGAAATCATCAGCGGGACCGCGCTAAAAGAAAAGGCTCCTCTCATGGGTGTGGAGGCCTTGGCGATGATAATCAGCATGCTCGTTTCACTGGGGGTAACAATTTCACTCTTCATCGGTGGGATTCGTCTCCGAGCGTTAAGCCGGTCAGGTCCGAATATCATTATCCTGAGTATCGTAGTCGCAACTGCGGCCCATTTACTGTTGTCTCTCGGGGTGATGATGATCATTGCAATGACCGATCAAAACAGCTTCACCTCAAAAACCGTGGCAGTCGAGTTAATCGACTATTTCATACTAATTGTCGCACTGTGCGAAGGGGCGTTTCTGCTCACCTCACTTTTCTGGCTGAGGCGTAATGCCCGTTTTCTGCCACTCGCTTAATGTACCAGCACATTAAGCCCCGTAATGATTGTCTTGACCTTGAAAGAGAATGAGCTTCATGACCGAATATCCAGTCCCCGAAAACCGGGAAGCCACAGAGTGGCGATTTGATGACCAGGGCCTGCTTGCAGGCCCTTACTCTTATGACG
This DNA window, taken from Gimesia sp., encodes the following:
- a CDS encoding helix-turn-helix transcriptional regulator; this translates as MAKRAEILVRFGQRVRELRKEQGYSQENFAYACELDRTYVGGIERGERNLSLRNIERIAETLGISLAELMEGV
- a CDS encoding PD-(D/E)XK nuclease family protein codes for the protein MLEHTQLAVRLTSRVISPEWMRRSVNDFHGGPETLLKWLETQLGLPVPPIHKADRITEYAAALDTVTESVITASMKADRWATASELLARRDELLMSGWDEVDSESLPDVVRDLARAVTGRTMTFPGEAERLQRVLDALQAGQVLPPHRCVLHDAPDTWPSLWRKVLAELTVVEPPELQPHAAEGSALYSAQTVVRGGPAAEIEQDSTFRYVHTRSASASVEFVAAVLALAPDKLPTTVICCEDDDLASRLDACLNRIGLPTTGATSWSRAHPVLQVLPLSLALCWEPVDPQALLDFLTLPILPLPRKAASILANALTEEPGLGSSQWEKAVKELCEAENDPEHKLRKRLDAWLFCDRTPRGTDAPSRLIRSRCALVSQWASGQVALLARDADSNTELINAFQIAAGQASLLGELAESQGILLSDPQLARLMEEALANGVETTSCIEAQGGPIRVRSLAEISGPCDRLIWLGLGTGDTTGSRWSTNQLRELRDAGIDLDDGSHALSTLRSAEAHGYSFVKEAFLAVLLPQDLEKRWHPIWLAIRETLPEQDVEQPLVIEDLIADDETAALAPFIFECQDVDIQPPQPPRPLWNIPAKLLRDRETVSATALQDRLSCPLKWTLTYQAKLRPSPIAELPADFQLKGTFCHSVLEHVFGAGGDLPAVEDAVAAVVAIFDERLPLDAAPLAQPGKYFECQQLRSEIENATRVFVGALASGGYRITGIEVELSGDAFGKSLNGWIDCVAQRADGEEAVIDFKYGGRSKYYSLIEDGKAVQLATYAYGRSTASGRFPGVAYLVLSDGLLYTPSESPVLGDGNRAVINAPAIQMVWQQFSDAIGKADDWLTTDAPVPARPLQESSEWPDGATIVLETNLKDNQTQSVCKYCNFKSICGIQEIT